ACCAGCACGGGCTTGCCCCGCGCGAACACGCGCGCCAGCGGCGTGTCCGAGTCCGTCCGCGGGGCGAAGGGCATCAGCCGCTCCAGCAGCTCCTGGCGCCGCGGGTCCCTGGCGCTGACCGCGAGCCGGTGCAGGTCGCCGTCGCCGTCCAGCACGTCCACCATGCAGTAGTCGGCCCACTCCACCGTGGCCAGGCGGCCCACGGCCTTGAGCGTCGTCTCCCAGTCCAGGGACTCGGCGAGCAGCCGGCTCGCTTCGCTGACGAAGAACTCCGCGCGCTCGGTGGCCTTGCGCTCCGTGATGTCCACGTTGATGTTCACCGCGCCCACCAGGTCGCCCTCCACGGAGTACAGCGGCGCCGCGGAGTTGAGGATGGTGTGCCGGGTGGCGTCGCGTCCGACGATGTCCACCTCCTCGTTGGAGACGGTCTGCCGGGTGCGCAGGGTGCGGGCCAGGGCCCACTCCTCGCCGCTCAGCCGCTTGCCCGTGCCGGGCCAGTACGCCTCGAAGAGGCCGTAGCGCTCCAGGTTCATCTCCGCCAACGCGTCCGCGCCCCACAGGGCATCCGCGGCGGCGTTGGCCGCGAGCAGCCGGCCGCCCGTGTCCGCGATGATCACCCCCACGGGCAGCAGCTGCAGCACCGTGCGCAACCACTCATGTCGCACGGGCGTGGACTCCCCCAGAAAGGTGCCGGTTGGCTCGGACATTGGGCGCGGAGCCCCCTTCCCCCGCGGGAGTCCGTACGGTGGGTGCGCGGGAGGCCCTGGACCACCCGACCCGGGGGGGATCCGGCTTTCCGGGAGTTGGCACATCCCTGCGTCCAGAAGCAGGGGAGGGGCTTGATTCGCAGCGGCCAACGGGGCGTCATTCGAGGCTTTCGTTCAAGGCCTCAAGGACAGGTGGATGGCGATTTCGTGCGTGGTGCTGGATTTCGATGGGACCTTCACGGACGTGCTGGCGGAGGGTGCGCCCTTCCTGAAGCACTTCCAGCAGGCGCTGTACCGGGTGCTGGGGCAGGACGCGACGGCCGCGTGGGACGAGGAAGTCGCCGCGCTGCATGACGGCGTGGACCGGTACGGCTGGGAAGTCGGGGGGCGCATCGTCGCGCCGGCCACGGCGGACCCCTACCTGACGGCCACCTGCACCGCGCACCGGCTGCTCCAGCGCTTCGGCGGGGGCCAGGACGAGGCGGCGCGCACGGACACGGTGCAGACGCTCTACCGGGACGCGTACCAGCACTCGGCGACGGCCTTCAAGGCGGAGGCGAAGGAGGTGCTGGAGGCGCTGCTCGCCACGGGCCTGCCGGTGTCGGTGGTGACGAACGCGCACACGGAGCTGGTGGAGGCGAAGCTCACGCAGCTGGCGCCGAAGGGCCGCGAGCGGCTGAAGGTGTTCGGCGACGCGCGCAAGTTCCAGCTGGAGGACACGCAGCCCCAGGACGCGCGCTTCGACGCGCTCCCGGAAGCGCTGCACCTGGATGGCGTGCTGGGGCGCCCGGTGTACCTGCGGCGCGGGCGCTACTTCTCCGCGCTCAAGCGCATCTGGGACGCCACGCACACGGGCCCGGAGTCCACGCTGGTCGCGGGCGACATCTTCGAACTGGACCTGGCGATGCCCGCCGCGCTGGGCGCGCACGTGCAGCTGGTGGAGCGCGCCAACGTGATGCCCTACGAGCGCGTCGCGGTGGAGCGCCTGGGCGCGCGCGGTGGCGCGGACAAGAGCCTGCGCGCCATCCTGCCCCGGCTGCGCTGAGGCGCGCGGCCCGGGAGGCGTGAGGCTTCCATCTGGAACAGGGGGTATGCGGATGCCGCGAAGCGCGAGGCTGGGGTGCTGCGTGCTCCTGGGGCTGGGAGCCCTGGGAGGTTGTGCCGGGACGCCGGAGCGGAGGGCCGAGTCCTCGCCTCCGGCGGACTGTGACTTCGCGTTCTACGAGGCGCGGGAGCCCACGCGCCCGTTCGAGGTCATTGGCGAGGTGCCGCTGACGACGAACGAGTGGATGAGCATGGACGGGCGCAAGGCGCTGCTCGCCAGGTCCGTCTGCGACGCGAAAGCGGACGGCGTCATCCTGGGGCACCCGTCGGAGCGCAAGCTCAGCGGCAGTCGCCCCCTGCGCGAGTACCGCGCGCGGCTGCTGGTGTTCCTGGACAAGCCCCGGGCGGAGGCGGCTCCGGCGCCCGTGGAGGAGCCGCTGCCCCCGGGCACCGTCCCGGTGCCGGTGATGCTCAACGGGCTGACGGACGAGCTCACCGGGACGCAAAAGCGCACGGTGGACGCGGCCCCGGCGCCCTGAGCCTTCCCGGGCAACGAAAAGCCCCGCCTCCCAGGTGAAGGGGAGAGCGGGGCTGCTCGCACTGCACCGCGCGTGGGGCGCGAATCGACGGAGGGCTAGACCTTGGCGCCCGGGGTCGCCTGGAACAGCTCGTTGAACTCGGTGAGCGCCTTGTTGATGTTCGCCTTGATGTCGGCGGTCAGCTCGCGCTTGGCGACCAGGTCCAGGACGATGTTCGGGTACTTGCTGTCCACGAACTCCAGCATCTCCTTCATCCAGCGGACCACGTCACCCACCGGCACCTGGCGGATCCACCCGCGCTTGCCGGCGTCGTCCTTGTTCGTCGCCGCGTAGATCTGGATGACCTGACGCTCGACGGACAGGGGCTCGTACTGGCCCTGCTTGAGCAGCTCCACCATGCGGGCGCCGCGCGCCAGCGTCTCCTGCGTGGCCTTGTCCAGGTCGGAGCCGAACTGGGCGAACGCCGCCAGCTCGCGGTACTGCGCCAGCTCCAGCTTCATGGAGCCCGCGACCTGCTTCATGGCCTTGATCTGCGCCGCGGAACCCACGCGCGACACGGAGAGGCCCACGTTGATGGCCGGGCGGACGCCGGAGAAGAACAGGTCCGTCTCCAGGAAGATCTGCCCGTCGGTGATGGAGATGACGTTCGTCGGGATGTAGGCGGACACGTCACCCGCCTGCGTCTCGATGATGGGGAGCGCCGTGAGGGAGCCCGCGCCCTCCTCGTCGGACAGCTTGGCGGCGCGCTCCAGCAGGCGGCTGTGGATGTAGAACACGTCGCCCGGGTACGCCTCGCGGCCCGGCGGGCGGCGCAGCAGCAGCGACAGCTGGCGGTACGCCACGGCCTGCTTGGAGAGGTCGTCGTACACGATGAGGCCGTGCATCTTGTTGTCGCGGAAGTACTCGCCGATGGCGACGCCCGCGTACGGGGCGAAGTACTGCATGGGCGCCGGGTCGGACGCGTTCGCCGCGACCACCGTCGTGTACTCCATGGCGCCGTAGCGGTTCAGCTTCTCCACCACCTGCGCGACGGTGGACTGCTTCTGCCCGATGGCGACGTAGATGCAGTAAACGCCCAGGCCCTTCTGGTTGATGATGGCGTCCACCGCGACGGCCGTCTTGCCCGTCTGGCGGTCACCAATGATGAGCTCGCGCTGCCCGCGGCCCACCGGCACCAGCGCGTCCAGCGCCTTGATGCCCGTCTGCAGGGGCTCGTGCACGGACTTGCGCTTCACGATGCCGGGCGCCTTCACCTCCAGGCGGCGGTGCTCGGTGGCCTCGATGGGGCCCTTGCCGTCCACCGGCTGGCCCAGCGCGTTCACCACGCGGCCCAGCAGGCCCTTGCCCACCGGCACGGAGGCGATCTGCCCGGTGCGCTTCACGGTGTCACCCTCGCGGATGTCCTTGAACTCACCCATGATGGCGACGCCGACGTTGTCCTCTTCCAGGTTGAGGACCAGGCCCTGCACGCCGTTGGCGAACTCCACCAGCTCGCCGGCCAGCGCGCCTTCCAGGCCGTACACGCGGGCGATACCGTCGCCCACGGACAGCACGGTGCCGGTCTCGGCGACGGTGACCTTCTTGCCGTAGTCCTTGATCTGCTCCCGGATGATTCTGCTGATCTCGTCGGCGCGGATTTCCATGGGCGTCTAGCGTCCTTGCGGAGGGGGCGGCCTGGGAAACGGGGAGGGCCGCCACGAATCTTGATGTACCG
This Corallococcus silvisoli DNA region includes the following protein-coding sequences:
- a CDS encoding HAD family hydrolase — protein: MAISCVVLDFDGTFTDVLAEGAPFLKHFQQALYRVLGQDATAAWDEEVAALHDGVDRYGWEVGGRIVAPATADPYLTATCTAHRLLQRFGGGQDEAARTDTVQTLYRDAYQHSATAFKAEAKEVLEALLATGLPVSVVTNAHTELVEAKLTQLAPKGRERLKVFGDARKFQLEDTQPQDARFDALPEALHLDGVLGRPVYLRRGRYFSALKRIWDATHTGPESTLVAGDIFELDLAMPAALGAHVQLVERANVMPYERVAVERLGARGGADKSLRAILPRLR
- the atpA gene encoding F0F1 ATP synthase subunit alpha, with translation MEIRADEISRIIREQIKDYGKKVTVAETGTVLSVGDGIARVYGLEGALAGELVEFANGVQGLVLNLEEDNVGVAIMGEFKDIREGDTVKRTGQIASVPVGKGLLGRVVNALGQPVDGKGPIEATEHRRLEVKAPGIVKRKSVHEPLQTGIKALDALVPVGRGQRELIIGDRQTGKTAVAVDAIINQKGLGVYCIYVAIGQKQSTVAQVVEKLNRYGAMEYTTVVAANASDPAPMQYFAPYAGVAIGEYFRDNKMHGLIVYDDLSKQAVAYRQLSLLLRRPPGREAYPGDVFYIHSRLLERAAKLSDEEGAGSLTALPIIETQAGDVSAYIPTNVISITDGQIFLETDLFFSGVRPAINVGLSVSRVGSAAQIKAMKQVAGSMKLELAQYRELAAFAQFGSDLDKATQETLARGARMVELLKQGQYEPLSVERQVIQIYAATNKDDAGKRGWIRQVPVGDVVRWMKEMLEFVDSKYPNIVLDLVAKRELTADIKANINKALTEFNELFQATPGAKV